Proteins encoded in a region of the Flammeovirga yaeyamensis genome:
- a CDS encoding gliding motility protein GldB-related protein, with product MKTTTLLSLLLILFFSCQKQDKPTQSCELIDIGKIGTTCDSLRAIGQHNKAAQVYYQAGEINQSSELFVYAAWQYGEGNAVDSALLSVKRSIDFGMNDPIILNKLGIEKGGNDVKLRLEVDSLLDIIHQRNQYIENFEIVTAPTDRFWKYFEQSIHDEENADLYLSNYICEGSLALKDYYHIRYENVEKMKRVMVEKNPAYYQYLREHVSNNRLEGVANNAKTMMVRFSDLYPQAVFPKTYIVPDLINGSGTLTELGLFIGVTMFAKSDSMPLENLNDWQKNSITEFENMKYDLVHELMHFQQSYSDHENADKVLGKIIEEGVCDFLVSILTEDQQPSPGVQHNLDYLKDPKNFNFVMKELKREAYSTDLSKWMHNGGAIKDRPSNLGYTMGYLVCKSYYDKSEDKKVAIYELLNTNNFKKIIEKSDYREIL from the coding sequence ATGAAAACTACCACCCTACTTTCTCTTCTCTTAATATTATTCTTCAGTTGTCAAAAACAAGACAAACCTACACAATCTTGTGAACTCATTGATATTGGAAAAATAGGCACTACATGTGATTCACTTAGGGCAATAGGTCAACATAATAAAGCAGCTCAAGTCTATTATCAAGCAGGTGAAATTAATCAATCCTCAGAATTATTTGTGTATGCTGCTTGGCAATATGGTGAAGGAAATGCGGTTGACTCTGCATTATTGTCAGTAAAAAGATCGATTGATTTTGGCATGAATGACCCTATTATTCTGAATAAATTGGGAATTGAAAAAGGCGGAAATGATGTAAAGTTAAGATTAGAAGTCGATTCTTTGCTTGATATCATTCATCAAAGAAACCAGTATATAGAGAATTTTGAAATTGTTACTGCCCCTACCGATCGATTCTGGAAATATTTTGAACAATCAATTCATGATGAAGAAAATGCAGATCTGTATTTATCAAATTATATCTGCGAAGGATCTCTTGCCTTAAAAGATTACTATCATATTCGATACGAAAATGTAGAAAAAATGAAAAGGGTGATGGTCGAGAAAAACCCTGCCTACTATCAATATTTAAGAGAACATGTTTCTAATAACCGATTGGAAGGTGTAGCGAATAATGCCAAAACAATGATGGTAAGATTTTCTGATTTGTACCCTCAAGCAGTATTTCCTAAAACGTATATCGTTCCCGATTTAATCAATGGGTCTGGAACTTTAACCGAATTAGGTCTTTTTATTGGGGTGACTATGTTTGCAAAATCAGATAGCATGCCTTTGGAAAATCTTAATGATTGGCAGAAGAATTCCATCACAGAATTTGAGAACATGAAATACGATTTAGTGCATGAACTAATGCACTTTCAACAATCATATTCGGATCATGAAAATGCAGATAAAGTATTGGGGAAAATTATAGAAGAGGGTGTTTGTGATTTCTTGGTATCTATTCTAACAGAAGACCAACAACCTAGCCCTGGAGTCCAACATAATTTAGATTACTTGAAAGATCCCAAAAACTTCAATTTTGTGATGAAAGAATTGAAGCGAGAGGCCTACAGTACCGATTTATCAAAGTGGATGCATAATGGTGGAGCAATTAAAGACCGACCAAGTAACCTTGGATATACAATGGGGTACCTCGTTTGTAAATCATATTACGATAAAAGTGAGGATAAGAAAGTAGCAATTTATGAACTACTGAATACGAACAACTTCAAGAAGATTATAGAAAAAAGTGATTATAGAGAAATATTGTAG
- a CDS encoding OmpH family outer membrane protein, producing MKYHHQLYFSILFFFALNFSYGQEKYGYFYLDSVKIELPQYVKEEHEKVFLTDSLTKILQHKSQEFALSYTVIEEHREWTPEEIDSLSRSLENQQKSIQAFQLKAMGIISDREKNFDKEIKQYISEKVVLFCEAKGISYIFPKQILMYQSKDCDYTSEFIKFLKTE from the coding sequence ATGAAGTATCATCATCAACTCTATTTCAGTATTCTATTCTTCTTTGCCTTAAACTTTTCTTATGGACAAGAAAAATATGGCTATTTCTATCTTGATTCCGTAAAAATAGAACTTCCTCAATATGTAAAAGAGGAACATGAAAAAGTTTTTTTAACTGATAGTTTAACGAAAATTCTCCAACATAAATCTCAAGAATTTGCATTAAGTTATACGGTAATTGAAGAACACAGAGAATGGACTCCAGAAGAAATTGATAGTTTAAGTAGAAGTTTAGAAAATCAACAAAAATCTATTCAGGCTTTTCAGTTAAAAGCTATGGGTATCATTAGTGATAGAGAGAAAAACTTTGACAAAGAAATCAAACAATATATAAGTGAAAAAGTAGTTTTGTTTTGTGAAGCTAAAGGCATCTCTTATATTTTCCCTAAACAGATTTTGATGTATCAATCTAAAGATTGTGATTATACCTCAGAGTTTATCAAATTTTTAAAGACAGAATAA
- a CDS encoding S41 family peptidase, with protein sequence MKKLLTLLFSLSFTFSYAQHKIKGEKLLEDFDTLVSELRLQHQGLYNYTDKSDTDSILDSIRNTLKNGKTYLEFYEDTRLVIGLTNEGHTSIDLPKKQLIKLGLSKSFLPLKVKFCDDHLMVVQNYGKEILDLKQGTEILSVNGRSIDEICNKIYPLIPSDGFNVTSKNEWVGGIIFSLLNRLAYGKSKNFVLEVKKLDSSIIKKIDLKPVRLSRFKTKNALYPKIDFDYKHFVFEQINDSIAYMSIPTLGTDSIDYAQTYQSYFSKVDSLNIKHLIIDVQENGGGTEGKENLLFSYLYHDVFQKYKRITMLPKPYEINKEDEDYIEDKWALKGDTAYRGDYTLMSDYYSNLGFKHPKEHLIYDGKVYVLISGKTFSGGAEFSSLVKMTNRGLFIGEETGGTYEGNVSGYAEYVTLPNTKIEVNIPTVHFQMKVNPKERGRGVLPDYRVPEKPQDYLNGVNTKKEFAIQLILNSKASEL encoded by the coding sequence ATGAAAAAGCTACTAACACTACTCTTCTCTCTCAGTTTTACGTTCTCCTATGCGCAACACAAAATCAAGGGAGAAAAGCTTCTAGAAGATTTTGATACCTTAGTCAGTGAACTTAGACTTCAACATCAAGGACTCTACAATTATACAGACAAAAGCGATACGGATTCTATTTTAGACAGTATCAGAAATACGCTAAAAAATGGAAAAACCTATCTGGAATTCTATGAGGACACTCGCCTTGTTATCGGTTTAACCAATGAAGGACATACTTCCATCGATCTTCCCAAAAAACAATTGATCAAATTAGGTCTATCCAAATCATTTTTACCACTGAAGGTGAAATTTTGTGATGATCATTTAATGGTTGTTCAAAATTATGGGAAAGAGATACTAGACCTAAAACAAGGTACTGAGATTCTTTCTGTTAATGGTCGATCAATTGATGAAATTTGCAACAAAATTTACCCACTTATTCCTTCTGATGGCTTTAATGTCACATCAAAAAATGAATGGGTTGGAGGAATTATCTTTTCCCTGTTGAATCGTTTGGCTTATGGAAAATCAAAAAATTTTGTGTTAGAAGTAAAAAAATTGGATAGTTCTATCATCAAAAAAATTGATTTAAAACCGGTTCGTTTATCAAGATTCAAGACCAAAAACGCGTTATATCCTAAGATTGATTTTGACTATAAACATTTCGTTTTTGAACAGATCAACGATTCGATTGCTTATATGAGTATCCCTACTTTAGGAACTGATAGCATCGATTACGCTCAGACTTATCAATCTTATTTTTCTAAAGTGGATTCCTTAAACATTAAACATCTAATTATTGATGTTCAAGAAAATGGTGGAGGAACGGAAGGAAAGGAGAATCTTTTATTTAGCTACTTATATCATGATGTTTTCCAAAAGTATAAGCGAATTACAATGCTTCCCAAACCTTATGAAATAAATAAGGAGGATGAAGACTATATTGAAGATAAGTGGGCATTAAAAGGTGATACAGCATATCGGGGTGACTATACTTTAATGAGCGACTATTATTCTAATCTAGGTTTTAAACATCCAAAAGAGCATTTGATCTATGATGGAAAAGTTTACGTTCTAATTAGTGGTAAAACATTCTCAGGTGGAGCTGAATTTTCTAGCTTAGTGAAAATGACAAATAGAGGTCTTTTTATAGGTGAAGAAACGGGCGGAACCTACGAAGGTAATGTTAGTGGATATGCCGAATATGTTACACTACCTAACACAAAAATTGAGGTAAATATTCCAACAGTTCACTTTCAGATGAAGGTAAACCCCAAAGAAAGAGGTCGAGGTGTACTACCTGATTATCGTGTTCCTGAAAAACCACAGGATTATTTAAATGGGGTGAATACTAAAAAAGAGTTTGCTATTCAACTTATTCTTAACTCGAAAGCATCTGAATTATAA
- a CDS encoding YncE family protein, translated as MKHNFYKQLLLFITSSLLLISCNDDKNENVTTFDPSFVIVNEGNFSEGNGRLFGVEEKDSIYTIMPDYFKYKNNREIQSYLQGCDISENVTVICGANGDKIEFLDSKSLVRKFDPFTTDIVNPRKAAFSDNYIFVSVWGPYTDVDNGDYSIKNSKIIKLDINTGKEVSRFDVGSKPEGLAVVNDELYVAIADSTKIEVYNLDGNLQENINLNAVPQDFLVDSDNNLWVSLTKGYIFPTPADENLGIGQVNTSSKTVELKVNFPQISGKGFMKFDENSSKIYALGSIITYDDDWNQLPAESSIIRFDINNAVSEKYMEGINFSGFGINPNNDYFYLAITPHFSGSGSYQIYNEEKELVANESAGVGPFDFIFFK; from the coding sequence ATGAAACACAATTTTTACAAACAACTCCTACTTTTTATCACTTCATCATTATTATTGATCTCATGTAATGATGATAAAAATGAAAATGTAACTACTTTCGACCCAAGCTTTGTAATTGTAAACGAAGGTAATTTTTCTGAAGGTAATGGACGCCTTTTTGGAGTAGAGGAAAAGGACAGTATTTATACAATCATGCCTGATTATTTTAAATACAAAAACAATAGAGAAATACAATCTTATCTTCAAGGCTGTGATATTAGTGAAAATGTCACTGTTATATGTGGTGCTAATGGCGACAAAATTGAATTCCTTGATTCTAAAAGTTTAGTACGTAAGTTTGACCCGTTTACGACAGATATTGTCAACCCAAGAAAAGCAGCCTTTTCTGACAATTATATTTTTGTTTCTGTTTGGGGACCTTATACTGATGTAGATAATGGAGACTACAGCATAAAAAACTCTAAAATTATTAAACTTGATATTAATACAGGTAAAGAAGTATCAAGATTTGATGTAGGAAGTAAACCTGAAGGTTTAGCAGTTGTAAATGATGAATTATATGTTGCAATTGCGGATTCTACGAAAATTGAAGTTTATAACTTAGATGGTAACTTACAAGAGAATATTAACTTAAATGCTGTTCCTCAGGATTTTTTAGTTGATTCTGACAATAACTTATGGGTTTCATTAACTAAAGGTTATATTTTCCCAACTCCTGCTGATGAGAATTTAGGAATTGGTCAAGTGAATACATCTTCAAAAACTGTAGAATTAAAAGTTAACTTCCCTCAGATTAGTGGAAAAGGATTTATGAAATTCGATGAAAACTCGAGTAAAATCTATGCACTTGGTTCCATTATTACTTATGATGATGATTGGAATCAATTACCTGCAGAAAGTTCTATTATCCGATTTGATATTAATAATGCTGTTTCAGAAAAATATATGGAAGGTATTAATTTTAGTGGTTTTGGGATCAATCCAAACAATGATTATTTCTACCTAGCGATTACTCCTCACTTTTCAGGTTCTGGTTCTTACCAAATATATAATGAAGAAAAAGAACTTGTGGCTAATGAAAGTGCAGGTGTAGGTCCATTTGATTTTATTTTCTTTAAATAA
- a CDS encoding sulfatase-like hydrolase/transferase — MKLLNFIALASSLILFCSNNKIDDDKTESKKKKQPNIILIYADDMGRGMLSSWGQKHFTTPNIDKLVDGGMKFNHAYGSNFCAPARASLITGMHDCHTQNEYYTLTRPGIWLRDSKDVDINKIQEQIHEFAPPRENEVYLATVAKNAGYKTAQFGKLEWGFATTPERMENHGWDYHYGFYDHRRCHGFYPPFLFENGELIEIEGNTHADCAVTPKKESPENFKIRWDFTGKKQYSEYLVLDKMLEYMDENNPNKTDQPFFLYYPTQLPHGPVQVPEIDEELKNAEGLTSLEKEYATMIKIFDNTVGQIYAKCEELGILDNTIIILSSDNGHEVHYEEDGRTFRRKTKEGKAFDNITTKFYSDQANDVFDGNDGMAGLKRDNWEGGVRVPLIWYWKGKIKAGQTSNQLVNNYDIMNTMADLIGVDQVEGKDSFSYSKTLLKGKGQEKEYTVFASKLGPAIVTKEGWKLRYQIKDDVFQLYNINEDYREEKVLNDQHSEKVASLKSILLKECDGDYTNGGYPQFFEPDPVVRAQKAKKAAKKKKSKS, encoded by the coding sequence ATGAAATTACTAAACTTCATCGCTTTAGCTTCTTCGTTAATTTTGTTCTGTTCGAACAATAAAATTGATGATGATAAGACAGAATCGAAAAAGAAAAAACAACCTAATATCATTCTAATTTACGCGGATGATATGGGTAGAGGGATGTTAAGTTCTTGGGGACAAAAGCATTTTACAACACCTAACATTGATAAGTTGGTAGATGGAGGTATGAAATTTAATCATGCCTACGGAAGTAACTTTTGTGCACCTGCTCGAGCAAGTTTAATTACGGGTATGCACGATTGTCACACACAAAATGAATACTATACATTAACACGTCCGGGTATTTGGTTGAGAGATTCGAAAGACGTAGATATAAATAAAATTCAGGAACAAATTCATGAGTTTGCTCCTCCAAGAGAAAACGAAGTGTATTTGGCTACTGTAGCTAAAAATGCAGGCTATAAAACAGCTCAATTTGGTAAGTTAGAATGGGGATTTGCAACAACTCCAGAAAGAATGGAAAACCACGGATGGGATTATCATTATGGTTTCTATGACCACAGACGTTGCCATGGTTTCTATCCACCTTTCTTATTTGAGAACGGAGAGTTGATAGAAATTGAAGGAAATACACACGCCGATTGTGCCGTTACTCCTAAAAAAGAATCTCCAGAAAACTTTAAAATTCGTTGGGACTTTACGGGTAAGAAACAATATTCTGAGTACTTGGTATTGGACAAAATGTTGGAGTACATGGATGAGAACAATCCAAACAAAACAGATCAACCTTTCTTCTTATATTACCCGACACAGTTGCCTCATGGACCTGTTCAAGTACCAGAAATCGATGAAGAATTAAAGAATGCTGAGGGGCTCACTTCGTTGGAAAAAGAATACGCTACAATGATCAAAATCTTTGATAACACGGTAGGGCAGATTTATGCAAAATGTGAGGAATTAGGGATTTTAGATAATACGATCATCATCTTATCAAGTGATAATGGACATGAGGTACATTATGAAGAAGATGGAAGAACTTTCAGAAGAAAAACAAAAGAAGGAAAAGCTTTTGATAATATCACTACAAAATTCTACAGCGACCAAGCCAACGATGTATTCGACGGTAACGACGGAATGGCTGGTTTGAAACGTGATAACTGGGAAGGTGGTGTAAGAGTACCTTTAATTTGGTATTGGAAAGGTAAGATTAAAGCCGGACAGACTTCTAATCAATTAGTGAATAATTATGATATCATGAACACTATGGCTGATCTAATTGGAGTAGATCAGGTAGAAGGGAAGGATAGTTTCTCTTATTCTAAAACACTTCTAAAAGGAAAAGGTCAGGAAAAAGAGTATACAGTTTTTGCCTCCAAATTAGGTCCAGCAATCGTGACAAAAGAAGGATGGAAGCTACGTTATCAGATCAAAGATGATGTTTTCCAGTTGTACAATATCAATGAAGATTACCGTGAGGAAAAGGTATTGAATGATCAACATTCAGAGAAAGTAGCCTCGTTAAAATCAATCCTTCTAAAAGAATGTGATGGTGATTATACCAATGGTGGTTATCCTCAATTTTTTGAGCCGGATCCTGTGGTAAGAGCACAGAAAGCGAAAAAAGCGGCGAAGAAAAAGAAAAGTAAATCTTAA
- a CDS encoding TonB-dependent receptor plug domain-containing protein produces MIKRIITLVFLFAHVSLFAQDEYQLPDRELNEVEITAKTMKYYSQGAHIQSFDSATIQLNNDNTLASFLRDHSSAYIREYGAPGQLTTVSLRGTSPENTAIIWNGINLNSLTLGQLDMSSVNIFYFDNMDLHYGSGAAQYGSGAVGGTIILDGQPTYRKNSNAQVEYSTGSFGQQFIGVKAELVSKKWRNKITALYQKSDNDYTFTNRSIIDTIEKQNNAGFWHKGILYQSSFKPTDNQEVNAKLWYTEEQRDIQPSMANNNNPLTYNSMSNSNFRGVLDYKYTSSNWVHLGRVAFIKDNQYSFGSFIGTERIQGEYSAETSIKKINFKGGVNAMHIWPNVSTYPENTQETRASAYVALRYDFNNRLNISTLLRQTIVTGYSAPFTPSLSLAYKVVGSEKNYLNLKSSIARSYRVPTLNERYWGENANPNIRPEDGYNFDLGYQFIHHFKHFSLESNTSLFYIKMYDRIEWVPEDPTYARNIKNSLSQGIETDINFNNNYSEAALKWMGKLAYSFTDAKNLDSDKQLIYVPNHLFKTSFQLGFKGWVWEINTLFTGERTTTDDYDIMPSYNVINSSLRKAITINKIKTVICFKVNNLLDEEYQNYKNYSMPGRNYTFKINFSI; encoded by the coding sequence ATGATTAAGAGGATTATCACATTAGTGTTTCTCTTTGCTCATGTTTCTCTTTTTGCTCAGGATGAATATCAACTTCCTGATCGCGAATTAAATGAAGTGGAAATTACAGCAAAGACCATGAAGTACTATAGTCAAGGAGCACATATACAATCTTTTGATAGTGCTACTATACAATTAAATAATGATAACACACTTGCATCTTTTCTTAGAGATCATAGTTCGGCTTATATAAGAGAATACGGTGCTCCCGGACAGCTTACTACTGTTTCTTTACGTGGTACTTCTCCTGAAAATACTGCAATTATATGGAATGGTATTAACTTAAATTCATTAACCCTAGGACAACTTGATATGTCATCAGTAAACATATTTTATTTTGATAATATGGATTTACATTATGGCTCCGGAGCTGCTCAATATGGTTCTGGTGCTGTTGGTGGTACAATAATTTTGGATGGACAACCAACATATCGCAAAAATTCAAATGCTCAAGTTGAATATTCAACAGGAAGTTTTGGCCAACAATTCATTGGTGTAAAAGCTGAATTAGTTAGTAAAAAATGGAGGAATAAGATTACTGCTTTGTATCAAAAATCAGACAATGATTATACTTTCACCAACAGAAGTATTATTGACACAATTGAAAAACAAAATAACGCAGGCTTCTGGCATAAAGGTATATTATACCAATCTTCATTTAAACCAACTGATAATCAAGAAGTAAATGCTAAACTTTGGTACACAGAAGAACAAAGAGATATTCAACCGAGTATGGCAAATAATAATAACCCTCTTACTTATAACTCAATGTCAAATAGTAATTTTAGGGGGGTATTAGATTATAAATATACTTCATCAAATTGGGTACATTTAGGTAGAGTAGCTTTTATAAAGGATAATCAATATTCATTTGGTTCATTTATTGGTACCGAAAGAATACAAGGTGAGTACAGTGCGGAAACATCAATAAAAAAAATAAATTTCAAGGGAGGTGTTAATGCAATGCATATTTGGCCAAATGTTAGTACATACCCTGAAAATACTCAAGAAACACGAGCATCTGCTTATGTTGCATTAAGATATGATTTTAATAATAGATTAAATATTTCAACATTATTACGTCAAACTATTGTCACTGGTTATTCAGCACCTTTTACTCCTTCTCTTAGTTTAGCCTACAAAGTAGTAGGCTCCGAAAAGAATTACTTAAATTTAAAGAGTTCGATTGCAAGAAGCTACAGAGTTCCAACACTTAATGAAAGATATTGGGGTGAAAATGCAAACCCTAATATTCGACCTGAGGATGGTTACAACTTCGATCTAGGTTATCAATTTATTCACCATTTCAAACATTTTAGTTTAGAATCAAATACTTCTTTGTTTTATATAAAAATGTATGATAGAATTGAATGGGTACCTGAAGATCCTACTTATGCTAGAAATATAAAAAACTCTTTATCTCAAGGAATAGAAACTGATATTAATTTCAATAATAATTATTCTGAAGCAGCACTAAAATGGATGGGAAAATTAGCTTATTCATTTACTGATGCTAAAAATTTAGATTCGGACAAACAATTAATTTATGTCCCTAATCATTTATTCAAAACTTCATTTCAATTAGGTTTTAAAGGCTGGGTATGGGAAATAAATACTCTTTTTACAGGAGAACGTACTACAACAGACGATTATGACATTATGCCTTCATATAATGTTATTAACAGTAGTTTAAGAAAAGCAATTACAATTAATAAAATAAAAACAGTAATCTGTTTTAAGGTGAATAATCTTCTTGATGAAGAGTATCAGAATTATAAAAATTATTCGATGCCTGGCAGAAACTATACTTTCAAAATAAATTTTTCAATTTAA
- a CDS encoding CPBP family intramembrane glutamic endopeptidase produces MNFNLKITRPNEPFPDKIKYQLKDIIAFLSIPLMFINGYVLLTYFDLQKETVAVADALLRGFLFFILIYLYKDVLQTHWKYFNQSKRNSWLLVILGGILLQIIISITKKLLPEIDAVASQGTPLFQNQNGLPEISFSLFLITLGPVFTSLIEDITFRYLLLHKLFLDNKIWRVVLVVFNAVIFGLIHYNNFGGHIIATVSFMTAGLFLNLIYLYTRNIWHVFLIHCLNNFILSVLGLFIVWGMQLLQ; encoded by the coding sequence ATGAACTTCAATTTAAAAATAACTAGACCTAACGAACCTTTCCCTGACAAGATTAAATATCAATTAAAAGATATTATCGCTTTTCTGTCCATCCCTTTGATGTTCATTAATGGGTATGTATTACTCACCTATTTTGATCTTCAAAAAGAGACGGTAGCTGTTGCCGATGCCCTATTAAGAGGTTTTCTTTTCTTTATTCTCATTTACTTATATAAAGATGTGCTTCAAACTCATTGGAAATACTTTAATCAATCTAAAAGGAATTCATGGCTTTTAGTCATATTAGGAGGTATTCTACTTCAGATCATTATTTCAATCACTAAAAAATTATTACCAGAAATTGATGCTGTTGCTAGTCAGGGTACTCCCCTTTTTCAAAATCAAAATGGACTACCCGAAATAAGTTTTTCATTATTTCTGATCACCTTAGGTCCTGTATTTACTTCACTTATAGAAGACATCACTTTTCGATACCTCTTATTACATAAGCTATTTCTTGATAATAAAATTTGGAGAGTAGTACTAGTAGTTTTCAATGCAGTGATCTTTGGATTAATACATTACAATAATTTCGGAGGACATATTATTGCTACGGTGAGCTTTATGACTGCTGGATTGTTTCTAAACCTTATCTATTTATATACTAGAAATATTTGGCATGTCTTCTTGATTCATTGTTTGAATAATTTTATCCTTTCAGTTTTGGGATTGTTTATTGTTTGGGGGATGCAATTATTACAATAA
- a CDS encoding winged helix-turn-helix transcriptional regulator — MASEKIIYQDKEFNCSLAFTLQLIGDKYKSLILFHLKEGPQRSGELQKSITDISNRMFTYSIRALEKDQLVKRKVYPVTPPRVEYELTDAGKSLIPIILKLDQWGQEFARNHYLYAPAE; from the coding sequence ATGGCATCAGAAAAAATAATCTATCAAGATAAAGAGTTTAATTGTTCGCTGGCCTTTACACTACAATTAATCGGTGATAAATACAAAAGCCTCATATTATTTCACTTAAAAGAGGGACCTCAACGTTCTGGAGAGTTACAAAAAAGTATAACAGATATTTCTAATCGAATGTTTACGTATTCAATAAGAGCTTTAGAAAAGGATCAATTGGTTAAAAGAAAAGTATATCCTGTAACACCTCCTAGAGTAGAATATGAACTTACTGATGCTGGAAAGTCACTTATCCCCATCATTCTAAAATTAGATCAATGGGGACAAGAATTTGCTAGAAACCATTATTTATATGCTCCAGCTGAATAA
- a CDS encoding VOC family protein — translation MNLNQITVPSLDLTKSIPFYQTLGLKLIVKALPHYARFVCPDGNSTFSLHQVEQLPKGEGIYVYFECDDLDDQVHQLKQQGLQFEQEPVDQTWLWREARLKDPDGNQIILFFAGENRLNPPWRLKE, via the coding sequence ATGAATCTCAATCAAATTACTGTACCGTCATTAGACCTCACTAAATCTATCCCCTTTTATCAAACTCTAGGGTTAAAACTTATTGTAAAAGCATTACCGCATTATGCTCGTTTTGTTTGTCCCGATGGCAACTCCACTTTCTCTCTTCATCAGGTAGAACAATTACCCAAAGGAGAAGGTATCTATGTATATTTTGAATGTGATGATTTGGACGATCAAGTACATCAATTAAAACAACAAGGATTACAATTCGAACAAGAACCTGTAGACCAAACATGGTTATGGAGAGAGGCACGTCTAAAAGATCCTGATGGAAATCAGATTATACTATTTTTTGCAGGAGAGAATCGTTTGAATCCACCTTGGAGACTCAAAGAATAA
- a CDS encoding YARHG domain-containing protein: protein MKTLLLLPLLFISSILLSQTMGMEEIEHQDISIWETTSVKDYGNVYHFGDSEWEYSLVIVVLNPNNIIAYKVQGHFNDNATAWIHDYEHLNDVKIEGSKFYSKEFNGEFATYKGKTKGLKMFDENESFTSKEYEFGYLSYTLKQYLKGKFPTASYIELDKSTLQQFDKFDLQIMRNEIFARYGYIFKKGGKMESYFTTQEWYSAEHKNVNSFLTTLEKRNIKLIQEVESTK from the coding sequence ATGAAAACACTATTACTCCTACCCTTATTATTTATTTCTAGTATTCTTTTGAGCCAAACAATGGGAATGGAAGAAATAGAACATCAAGATATTTCTATTTGGGAAACTACCTCTGTAAAAGACTATGGGAACGTTTATCACTTTGGTGATTCTGAGTGGGAATATAGTCTTGTCATCGTCGTATTGAATCCAAATAATATTATTGCATATAAAGTACAAGGACATTTTAACGATAATGCAACAGCTTGGATTCATGATTATGAGCATTTAAATGATGTGAAAATTGAAGGCAGTAAATTTTATTCCAAAGAGTTTAATGGAGAATTCGCCACTTATAAAGGAAAAACCAAAGGATTGAAAATGTTTGATGAAAACGAATCATTTACTTCTAAAGAATATGAATTTGGATATTTATCCTACACTCTAAAACAGTACCTCAAAGGAAAATTTCCAACAGCTTCTTATATTGAATTAGATAAATCAACCCTTCAGCAATTTGATAAGTTTGACTTACAAATTATGAGAAACGAAATCTTTGCGAGATATGGATATATATTCAAAAAAGGAGGTAAAATGGAAAGCTATTTTACAACTCAAGAATGGTATTCAGCTGAACATAAAAACGTCAATTCCTTTTTAACTACATTAGAAAAACGTAATATTAAATTGATTCAAGAGGTTGAATCCACTAAATAA
- a CDS encoding MerC domain-containing protein, producing the protein MDIFKDRSDQFGAVASFVCLVHCIATPLLFVAGSCASSCSAHNLPIWWKIIDPIFLFIAFVAIFQSTKNTSSTWMKPAMWTTWSFLAFIIINEKLGMIELFEEIIYIPAIILIVLHIYNRKYCRCKATKCCSTS; encoded by the coding sequence ATGGATATATTTAAAGATAGATCAGATCAATTTGGTGCAGTCGCTAGTTTTGTATGTTTGGTACATTGTATCGCTACCCCTTTATTATTTGTAGCGGGTTCTTGTGCTTCTAGTTGCAGTGCACATAACTTGCCCATTTGGTGGAAAATAATTGATCCAATTTTTCTATTTATCGCATTTGTAGCCATATTTCAATCCACAAAAAATACGTCGAGTACTTGGATGAAACCTGCAATGTGGACCACTTGGTCATTTTTAGCTTTCATTATTATCAATGAAAAATTAGGAATGATAGAGTTATTTGAAGAAATCATTTACATACCTGCTATTATATTGATTGTTCTTCATATCTATAATAGAAAATATTGTCGTTGTAAAGCAACTAAGTGTTGTTCAACCTCATAA